The Vibrio coralliirubri DNA window GGTTGAAATTTTAGGTTACGCTGCGTCTATTATGGTCGCAATTTCATTAACAATGAAAGATATCGTTCGTCTGCGTGTCCTTAACTTTATTGGCTGTGCACTCTTCACAGCATACGGCATCATGATTGACGCATGGCCAGTTGCAGCCACCAACGGCTTTATCGCTTGTGTAAACATCTACTTCCTTGCAAAAATGCAAAAGGAAAAAAAAACGGAAGCGATGAAAGCAGCGAAAGCTTAAATTAGCGATTAGCCTTTCAAATAATTCTGAAAAAGCCCAAATAGAGCGATCTATTTGGGCTTTTTTGTCTCTGTCGTTCTCAATAGCTCGATTTGTGTGAACAAAACTTTTCAATCCAACAAGTCTTTCAACCGATCACATGTAAGCAACGTGATATTCCTTCTCTCGATACGCTTGAGTGTTGTTACGTCCACTCTCTTTTGCTTGATAAAGCGCTTTGTCGGCTTTATCGATAGCGGTTTCAATATCAGTCAGTGCTTGGGTATGGCAACAACCAGCACTGATTGTTACTGGCGACACTAAGCCTTGAAGTTGCTCAACACATAGCCGTAACGCCTCTGATAACTCGAATAACTCATGTTCATCACAATCAAACGACGACGGTTAACAAATCTCTTAAGTGACTTTGCGACCGCACAGATAACTCGATCGCCTTGAGCGTGACCATATTGATCATTGACCCGTTTGAAATGGTCAATATCAAGCAAGATGACGCCGACATTCGTTATCGGATAAGGTGAATTCTGAGTAATTTTCAGTTTTAGCTGCTCGATAAAACTCCGTCGACTAGGAAGCCCAGTAAGGTAATCGAGGCTTGCTACATCCAGGATTTTAAGATGACGATGCCGCAGGTAAAGCACCAACACGACAATAATGCTCAACAAACTTACAACCAAAGCCGTCAAACTAATAAACAACAGGCTATGATTTCGATTAAGCTCTTGCTCTAAGATACCTGCAGAAATGACCCAATTAAGATAAGGGTAAAACTTATAGAAGATTTTTTTGTTGGTCGTGCCGCTATCACTGGAAATCGAGTAACTGAATTGACCTTCTGGTTTGGTGGCGATTCGATCAATTAGCAGTTCAGACGAGTAGCCTATTAAGGATTTCAATGATTTATGTTCATAATCCGGATGAAGCACTAAGTTACCTTGCAGATCGACAATGTACACATATCCGCTATCACCAAACGCGTACTTTCTAAGTTTGTCTTTTAAACCCTCAAGATCGACCAAATACATCAGTTCTTCTTTATAGGTCGTCGCAACCAAAGTATTACCACTTGGGAGCCTCATCGAATATGCGACTTTGGCTCTACGGCTTATTTCATGCGGATTAGCGTGAAAGTACTCGATCATGCCAGAGTCAATGGTGAGCTGTTTTTGGATATGAGTAAGATGCCCGCGCTTCTGACCTTGCAAGAATGGATGGTAGAGATGGACGCCTTGGGGTGACATCAAATAGATATAACCCGACTGTCCAATATGCAATTCACGGGCAATTTGGCTTACCTGTTCAACTTCTTGTTCTGGCGTGGTATGCCATACATGGGACGCAACGGTATCCGTAATTCCTTTAAGATATGTCTTTATCGCCTCATTAACTGTGGTGTCGACAATATCGTAACTCGCGTTCACAATCGTACGAAAAAACAATTGGTTAGATTCCAACAATGACCTTTCCGTTCGATTGAATTGAAAGGCCGAAAGAATCATCGACACGACGGCGAGCGCTATAGAAAAATTAAGAATGTATTTACGTCTGACTTTCAAGATTACCCCGTAGATTTATAATTTCAGGTAACGCTGTGACTTCTCTTATATACAGACTGTTTTATATCATGTTTTTATTTTTTACTGAACGAGTGTCGATATTTTCAAGGGTTTCTGTCAATCCCACTTTAAAATGTCCTCATTTGTCCCAAATAGAAATGTCCCCTTGTTAGGTCTTTCGACTGGAAGCTTTGAATGGTTCGGTGAGGACAGGGTTGATGGCTCGAGGCGCTGTTTGAAGGGCTCTTTGTTGTGCACGGCGCTTGGGGGCTTTCTTACTGCGGGTTCGTTGCTGTTGTTGTTCGAATTCTTCTTGTTGTTGCTGAGCAAATTTTAAAACTTGGCCGAGGCGTTTGTTGTCGACGATTTGGGTTTGTTGAACGTGCTCGAGTTTGTCGAAGGTTTTGAATTCGAGTTTTCGATGCCCGTATTGGATGGCGATTTCACCGTTTGGGTAGTCGAGTATCTTGACATGTTCGTGCGCTAGTCGGCTGTTTTCTTCAGTAGGTTCAATGAGATAAATCACTTTATCGTATTGAAATGTCAGCGACTTTGAGAGCTTGCGGGTTTCTTGCCAACTGAAAATATCGTCGAGTTCTTGCTTGGACTCTCGAACCGGGCGATGCATGTCTTTTGGGTATTGAGCGGGCTTAGCAAAGCGATGGTTAAAATCGGCGATGAAGTAGGGAAGCCAGGCGTTGGCTTGTTCGATGGTGTCGATACCTTGTAAGCGCATCTCTTTAACCAGTCGGTCTTGCAGCGTGAGGTTGGCTCGCTCAACGCGGCCTTTGGCTTGGGAGCTGTTGGCACAGATGAGTTCTATGGCCAGTTCTTTCAGCACGCGCCCGTATTGAGTTTGGCCAACTTGTTTGTGTTTCTCCTGATTCACTCGAAAAATTGAGTGCTTGTCACTGTAAAATGCGATGGGTTTACCGTGCTCATTGAGGTATTCACGCGTGGTCAACATGTAGTCAAATGCGGATTCTGTCTCGCTGAATCTTAGGTTCATCAAACGGCCAGTCGCATCATCAATGAACACCAATAGGCAGCATTTGTCGCTGCGGCCTTCAAACCAGTCATGATGGGAGCCGTCAATTTGGATAAGTTCACCCAAGCAATCACGACGGTAACGAGGCTGATAGACTCGAGGTTTGCGTTGTGAATGTGGAAGCCACAGTCCGTCGGCGATCATCCATTGACGGAGTGTTTCTTTAGAGACGGATAGATTGTGTCGTTCAGTCAGTTTTTCCAGAGCGAACGTTGGTGAGAAGTCAGAGTAATGCTCACGGATAAGTTTCAGTATTTCAATTCTGAAATGTTCTGAGTAGCGTCGATTACTTGGGCGTCCACGCGCTGCGTGTGTAAGACTTTGAGCACCAAGAGAGACCAGTTTGTTCACCAAACGTCGGATATGGCGCGCAGACAGATTCAAAATTATAGCGGCGTCAACTTGGCGTAGTCGTTTTTCACGTACGTCAGTAAGCACCTTGAATCGATGAATATCTTTTTCACTCATAGTAATAAGCATCCGGATAACTCCTAAGCAGACCAATATAGGTAAGCTTAGGAGGACATTTTAAAATGGCTCAAACCGGACATTACTAAATTGCTCTAACAGTTTCTATACGCAATCTGTGACTTATGACAAAAACGCCGAACTGGATTCAGTTCGGCGTTTTAATTTTACGTCTGAATTGATGACTTAATTTATACTAACATCCTGATAAATAGACTTAAAAGCATTCGCATTTATTACCTATTACTACGCTCTATTGTCTATAAAGAGATTACTTAGCATTAAATTAAGAACAAACTTGAGTCCAGCTACCGTCGCTACCCGGTTCAGAACTTGTCCACCAGTTTGCTTGATAAACACTACCGTTATGAACCACTTGGTCGCCTGTGTTTGCGTGGCTTGGGTTACCCGCCCAATCTTTCTGAGGTAAGTCTGGGTAAACCGCTAAACCCGCCGTATCACATGTACCTGGGTTGGTGCCGCCATCGCCAGGGTTACTGCCACCTGAACTGATATCACCTAATGGTAGATCTGGCTGCTCGAAGCTAAACGCGTAATCAACGCCACCGACATTCACCGCGTAGTTAGCAGGTCCAGAAATTGGCAAGTAATACACCATGTCTAACTCATACACACCACCAGCTGGAAGCTCTTCCCATGTAGGCAACGTAAACGCCACTCGGTGCATGGTTCCATCTAATCCACCGATGTTATCCGCACGAGTATGACCCGAAGCAATCACCGTCAAACCACCACCCGATTGATCTTTTGCATTGTCAGGCGCAGACACCGGAATATCGAATTGGAACTCGGTACCGCCCGGAAGTGCTTGGCCTGTGTTGTTTGTAAACGTGATCTTAGGGTTAATTGGGTAGTTTTGGTCACCGACTTTGAAGCCACCAACCGATACCGAAATATCTAATGCTTCTGTTGGAATAGCCCCCGTCGCTACTTTGTTTCCATATGGAGTCGCAGACTTAAACTTATCGTAGATAGCTTTCGTCATGGTGTTACCCATGTGGAACTCACCGTTACCACTATTACACGCTTGCTCAGTCGTATCGATAGACGTTCGGTTGCCATTCGCATCGAGTACATAACAGTTATAATCCCCTGCTAGTTCCCAGAACATGATGCCGCCGATCTCTTTGTCGATAACGTAGTCCGCTTTCACGTCGATAGACTGTTTATCTTCCGTTGAAAGGAATACGCCCTTCTCTGCGTTCCACAACCAAGGTGCAACTGCCACGCTGTCGTAGTTTCTCGTGTAAGTGCCCGTTAGAACATCTGAAGGATCATTCACAGGATCAAGCTTGTAAGCTTCAGCGTAAGAACCCCAAATACCTTTCTCTAGGTTCTTCGCATGCCACATAGGGTTAGAACCCGCGCCCATTTCGTTACCTTTTGGATCGGTATCGTGCCACATGTTATCGATACCAATTGCGCCATGGCCACAGTTGTTTTTCTCGCCTTCACCCGTACCCGCTGAACATTCAGATTGGTTTGGCAGTGCTGCTCGGCCCCAAAGACCATTCTCACCACCCGTTACGCCTTGCCAACCACGAGTGTAGTAAGGCACACCTATGTTAATACGGCCTGCTGGCATAGAACCACGGAAGTAATGGTAAGCCCAATCCGTGTTCAGATAACCAATACCACCGTAAGCCGCCGTGTCGTATACGTTCCACTGCGCTAGCTCTGAATCTTTACCTGTATCAAACAAGGCAGCGTTATGACCAACGTGATCGTTCCACGCACCGTGAAGGTCGTAAGACATGATGTTTACGTAATCGAGGTACTTGGTTACATCGAATGTTTCCATACCGCGTAACAGGTAACCAGAAGAAGGCGCCGCGATCGTTAACATGTAGTGATTGCCATCTTGCGCAGAGGCAGCGTCGAGCTTCTCACGTAGCACTTTCATCAACACTTGGTACGAAGCCCACAGGTATTGACGACGTGGTTCCATGAAGTCTTTATCGTATGGATTACCGGCACCCGCCATTGAGGTTGGGTATTCGTAATCGATATCCAGACCATCGAACTGATACTTACGCAGCATTTCAACAGCGGAAGTTGCGAATGTTTCGATACCTTGATGATTGATAGAGCCATCGGCGTTGGTTGTCATTGTGTAGAAACCACCATCAGCCACTCGGCTGCCGTCAGTGGCGAAGTGACCACCGGTTTCTGCCCAACCACCGATTGAGATTAGCGTTTTCACGCCGTGTTTTTTCTTCGCTGTCGCTAATGCACCAAAGTGACCTTTGAAGCCTAATGCAGGATCAACTTCCACACCCGGCCACTCTTTGCCAACCGCTGCGTTTTCAGGATCATTCACATCACCGACGTTTACTTTGCCATCTGAGCCGATGCTCACAAAAGCGTAGTTAATGTGTGTAAGTTGTTCCCAAGGGATGTCATTTACTAAGTAAGCAGCTTGTGGGTCATCCCCTGCACGCCAACTTGTGAAGTAACCAATGACACGACGTGGGTGATCTGCGCCCATTTTCTCACGGCCTTCATCATCGTAAATCGTACAGTAAGGAACATCGACACCTTGAGTTTGATACAAGCCATCAGGGCGACATGTGCTCACTGTTGGAGCGCCGTTCACAGTCAACGATACCAACGCAGAATCTGCAGTCGCACCTTGGTCGTCTGTTGCTTTCGCGTAAACCGCTAAAGAACCCGCTTGAGTCGTTGTGTAATCTAACGTGTAAGGGCTCGTTGCAGCAGTGCCAACAAGAGCACCAGCCACATAGAAATCAACCTTATCAACCGTGCCATCGCTATCTGCTGCCGTTGCTGTCAGTGTGACTACACCACCAACATCAACAGATGTCGCTGAAAGTGCAACTGAAACTGTCGGTGCTTCATTCCCTGGTTGTGCTGAATCAACAGAAACAGAAACCGCACTTGCAACACTTGCTGCGCCTTCATTATCCGTTGCAACAACAGAGACCTGATGATTACCCGACGTTGCAGCCCAAGTCGCTTCGAAAGGTGCCGCTGTGACTACCGCAACTGATGTGCCATCAACAAAGAACTCAACCGAAGCCACACTGCCATCAGAGTCTAGCGCTGTTGCACTCAACACAACATTGTCGCCTTCAGTAATCGCGTCAGAAGCAGAGGGAGCCGTTAGTGAAGCAGTTGGTACTTCATTCGGCGTACCGCCACCTCCGTCGCCGCTACACACATCCACTTTCTTCCATTGTGCGTAGTCGCCTTCAAATTGGCTTGGGTTGTTATTTTGATTCCAGTAATTTGCCGTATAAGCACTGCCGTCATGTGAAACCTGATCACCACCTGTGTATACAGTGGCAGAGTTCCACGTTTCTAGCGTTGAGCAATCCACAGCCGCATAGCTGTTGAACGCCATTAAGCATGACGCGGTGAGCGTACTGAGTGTAAAAACCTTCTTGGCCACTCTTCCTTGATTTAGGTGCATGTTAGCTATCCCTTAAGTTGTTGTTTCAAGATGTTTAATTTAAATGGGACTTTCCTCGCCACTTAAATCTCTTCGCAAAACAACTGTAGGTAACAGCGCCAATTTAACACCTAAAATATTCAGTATTTATAAAATGACTCGCATTAATTTGTTTATAGCATGCAATGAGTCGACACTTATTTTGCACCAACAACTAATATTAATTTATTTCGGAAAGCTAAAAAATAACGTCTCAAAAATCAGAAATGTGATTTGGATTCGAGAAAAAATTCGTATCAAAACTAGCCAAAAAGTAGTGATTTAAAGGCGATTTGGGATTCTTTTGGGAATTCGCCCACTTTTTGATAACAAATGTGTTAGTATCGGCGGCTTTTTTGACGAACCTCACATTTCTATGCAAGTGTGGGAGAAATACATAGGCTTGAAAGAGCCAAATATAGCGAAGAAATAATGTCCAACTTGACGCAAGTCGCCAACGAAAACATCAACGCAGAATCTACTTCTATCGATTTCAATAAAGCTCAATCTTTGGGTGAAAAACTGGAACTCGGAAACCCAGTCTTTTGGCTTAGTGGCAGTTTTTTAACCCTCTTTGTCATCCTAGCTTTCACCAACACCTCCGTGTTGTCCGAACTTGTAAACATCGGCTTTAGTTATTCAACTAAGTGGTTCGGTGCTTTTTGGCAAGTCCTGCTACTTCTCAACTTCATTATCGGTTTAGTGCTTGCACTAGGTCGCACCGGCCACGTTCGCTTAGGAACGCTTGCCCTACCTGAAATGACCACCTTTAAATGGATGTCTATCGTCCTATGTACGCTGCTAGCTGGCGGTGGTGTGTTCTGGGCAGCCGCAGAGCCTATTGCTCACTTTGTTTCAGCTCCGCCACTGTATGGCAACGCAGATCCTCAAGCCATGGCGTTCAATGCTCTATCACAATCTTTCATGCACTGGGGTTTCCTTGCATGGGCAATCTTAGGTGGTTTGTCTTCCATCGTGTTAATGCACTTGCATTACGACAAAGGCCTACCTCTTAAGCCTCGCACTCTGCTTTACCCAGTACTTGGCGACAAAGCGATTAACAGCTGGATTGGTAACGTAGTCGACGCATGCAGTATCGTGGCTGTAGCCGCAGGTACTATCGGCCCTATTGGCTTCCTTGGCCTACAAATCAGCTACGCGCTAAGCGAACTGTTTGGTATTTCCGACAGCTTTGCTACACAAAGTGTCGTTATTCTCTTTGCTATCGCAATGTACACGCTTTCTGCTTTGAGCGGCGTGAATAAAGGTATCCAACTGGTCAGCCGTTACAACATCATCTTGTCTGTGTGTCTAATCGGCTACATCCTTCTTGTTGGCCCAACGAGCTTCATCGTTGATGGCTACCTGCAAGGTATGGGCGAAATGGTTGATAACTTCATCCCAATGGCGCTATACCGCCAAGATACAGCATGGCTAGGTGGCTGGACTGTGTTCTTCTGGGGTTGGTTCTTAGGTTATGGTCCAATGATGGCTATCTTCATTGCTCGCATCTCTCGTGGCCGTACTATTCGCCAAATGATCGTTTCTATCAGCATCGTTGCACCTCTTGTAACGTGTTTCTGGTTCAGCATCGTTGGTGGTAGTGGTCTAGCGTTTGAATTAGAGAACCCAGGTGTGATTTCTAGTGCGTTCGAAGGCTTCAACCTTCCGGCGGTTCTTCTAGCAATTACCGCACAACTGCCGTTCCCAACTCTGATTGCAATTCTGTTCCTTATCCTGACGACCACGTTCATCGTGACAACAGGTGACTCAATGACTTACACCATCAGTGTAGTAATGACGGGCACGACAGAGCCGAACGCAGCGGTACGTACCTTCTGGGGTATCATCATGGGGGCGGTAGCGATCGCACTTATCTCAATGGGCTCTGGCGGCATCTCCGCTCTACAGTCGTTCATTGTGATCACAGCGGTTCCTGTATCGTTCATCTTGCTGCCGTGTCTATGGCACGCGCCGAAGATCGCGAAGCAGATGGCAAGAGATCAAGGTCTCGCTTAATACCTAATCCGATTTAGCTTCGGATAACGTAGAACACGAAAAAGCCACTCAAGTGATTCACCTGAGTGGCTTTGTTTTATCTGCTCGTTACATGTATTGACGAAGCTTAGTTCTACCGATAGTTGGGCTTATTGAAACTTTTCACCCGCAGCAACCATGAATGACATTTCAACCAATAGTTCAGGGTTAGCAAGTTCTGCTTTCACGCATGCACGGCTTGGCGCGCAGCCTTCAGGGAACCACGCTTCCCAAACTTCATTCAGTGCATCAAAGTTAGCGAAATCCGTTAGGTAAATAGTCACCGACAATACGCGAGATTTGTCGCTGTCTACCAAACTCATCATTTCTTCAGCTTGTTCGAAGATTTGCTGAACCTGACTCTTAATTCCTGCCGTTGTATCCGTCTCAGCCACTTCCACAAAGCTTGCGATACCGTTAAAAACAGTCACATCAGACCAACGTTTGGTCGGGTTAATTCTATGAATTTTCACTGGTTATACTCTTCTTATAATTAGGGTGAACATCAGCGTAATCTAATCCAAATCGTGAATATTGAAAACAAAAATTGAAAAGCTCGCGTTACCTTTTGAACAGCACTATCGCCTACACATTGCTTTGGTTCTCAACATCACTAGCCTTTAAGTTCCTATCGAGACAATAAGCCGCTACCTATTAAGTTTTTAGATAAATATATTAAGTATTATTCACAACGCGAAATTTAATCTGAGCTCTTGCGGTCATATTCAGGGATTTTATTAAATGGAGTACTTTTATGCATGTTCAAACCTATGATTTAAAACAGAGTAATGTCGGATACAACCTAGGCGTGATTGGCGTAGCATTAGTGTTAGCTTGGATTGGTATTTACAAATTTACACCAACTGAAGCGATGCTTATAGAACCCCTAATCGCAAACCACCCAGCAATGAACTGGCTTTACAATCTGTTCTCAGTACAAGCTGTGTCTAACATGGTGGGTGGTGCAGAGATCATTGTCGCGATTGGACTGATCGTTGGATTTAAGAAACCAACAATTGCTTTCTATTCAGGCATTGCTGCAGCGGCTATCTTTGTCGTGACACTCAGCTTTCTAATTACAACACCAAACGCTTGGAAAGTATCGGATGGCATCTTAGTCACTAACTTCTTCCTGGTGAAAGACATCCTGTTTTTAGCGATCGCCATTAGCGTAATCGAACGTAACAAACCTCAGAAATAACCGTAAATATATAAGTGGCCGTAACTAGAAGTAACCTTAAACCTTGAAATAAAAAGGCTCGAAGCTGGCTAGAAGGACGCTGCCAGCTTCTAATGTATAAAGCACTGATACTCTCCTAATCAGCTAAAACCTTACGATAATAATTAGCATCTTGATGTTCCCCTTTGAACACCGCGTAGTTCTCAACATGCTCGACCAATTCAAAACCTGTATTGGATAAGATTTTGTTGGAACCGACATTGCCCACTAACGCATAGGCATCAACATATTTAAGGTTGGTCTGTTCCTCCAAATAGAGTAGAAACAGCTTTACTGCGTTAGACGCAATGCCTTTTGAAGCAAAGGGATGACCTACTCGATACCCTAGCTCTCCACTATGGGCGATCTGGTCGATATCGCGGATGTTGATTCTTCCACAGACAGTGCCATTGGCGTCTTTGATCAACATAGGGATCATCTCGCCGTTCTTATATTCAGTGAGAAAGCTCGTGATTTGCTCGGCAACACCCTCATTGGAATAGAAACGGTCTTCCCTCGCTGGAACAAATTGCTCAAACCACTCTCGATTTTCGACCTCAAAATCCAAGAGCGCACTCGCGTCATTCGGTTGAAGTAAGTGTAAAAATACATCCATGACAAATACTCTAATGTTTCCCTAAAAAGCCGCACCTTATGATTCATGAACCACGGCTTATTAATTCGGTTACGGTAAATCTCTCAATTTCTTGGCTGGGTTACCTGCGTAGATACCTTTTTCGGTGATGTCTTTTGTTACCACACTACCCGCGCCAATTACTGCACCTTCACAAATGTTCACAGACAGAACCGTGGCATTAGAACCAATCGTGACATTGTCAGCTATCAAGGTACGTCCCCAATTTTCAGGGCTGGGATCTGGCTTGCCCTCTCTGAATAAGTCGTTGGCAAACATGACTCCGTGACCAACAAAGCAGTCACTTCCAATGGTCACATACTCACAGATAAAGGTGTGAGATTGAATCTTACTTCTCGCACCTATCACGGTGTTCTTTTGAATCTCAACAA harbors:
- a CDS encoding YgjV family protein; the encoded protein is MEFNMVEILGYAASIMVAISLTMKDIVRLRVLNFIGCALFTAYGIMIDAWPVAATNGFIACVNIYFLAKMQKEKKTEAMKAAKA
- a CDS encoding ISNCY family transposase, with translation MSEKDIHRFKVLTDVREKRLRQVDAAIILNLSARHIRRLVNKLVSLGAQSLTHAARGRPSNRRYSEHFRIEILKLIREHYSDFSPTFALEKLTERHNLSVSKETLRQWMIADGLWLPHSQRKPRVYQPRYRRDCLGELIQIDGSHHDWFEGRSDKCCLLVFIDDATGRLMNLRFSETESAFDYMLTTREYLNEHGKPIAFYSDKHSIFRVNQEKHKQVGQTQYGRVLKELAIELICANSSQAKGRVERANLTLQDRLVKEMRLQGIDTIEQANAWLPYFIADFNHRFAKPAQYPKDMHRPVRESKQELDDIFSWQETRKLSKSLTFQYDKVIYLIEPTEENSRLAHEHVKILDYPNGEIAIQYGHRKLEFKTFDKLEHVQQTQIVDNKRLGQVLKFAQQQQEEFEQQQQRTRSKKAPKRRAQQRALQTAPRAINPVLTEPFKASSRKT
- a CDS encoding chitinase C-terminal domain-containing protein — encoded protein: MHLNQGRVAKKVFTLSTLTASCLMAFNSYAAVDCSTLETWNSATVYTGGDQVSHDGSAYTANYWNQNNNPSQFEGDYAQWKKVDVCSGDGGGGTPNEVPTASLTAPSASDAITEGDNVVLSATALDSDGSVASVEFFVDGTSVAVVTAAPFEATWAATSGNHQVSVVATDNEGAASVASAVSVSVDSAQPGNEAPTVSVALSATSVDVGGVVTLTATAADSDGTVDKVDFYVAGALVGTAATSPYTLDYTTTQAGSLAVYAKATDDQGATADSALVSLTVNGAPTVSTCRPDGLYQTQGVDVPYCTIYDDEGREKMGADHPRRVIGYFTSWRAGDDPQAAYLVNDIPWEQLTHINYAFVSIGSDGKVNVGDVNDPENAAVGKEWPGVEVDPALGFKGHFGALATAKKKHGVKTLISIGGWAETGGHFATDGSRVADGGFYTMTTNADGSINHQGIETFATSAVEMLRKYQFDGLDIDYEYPTSMAGAGNPYDKDFMEPRRQYLWASYQVLMKVLREKLDAASAQDGNHYMLTIAAPSSGYLLRGMETFDVTKYLDYVNIMSYDLHGAWNDHVGHNAALFDTGKDSELAQWNVYDTAAYGGIGYLNTDWAYHYFRGSMPAGRINIGVPYYTRGWQGVTGGENGLWGRAALPNQSECSAGTGEGEKNNCGHGAIGIDNMWHDTDPKGNEMGAGSNPMWHAKNLEKGIWGSYAEAYKLDPVNDPSDVLTGTYTRNYDSVAVAPWLWNAEKGVFLSTEDKQSIDVKADYVIDKEIGGIMFWELAGDYNCYVLDANGNRTSIDTTEQACNSGNGEFHMGNTMTKAIYDKFKSATPYGNKVATGAIPTEALDISVSVGGFKVGDQNYPINPKITFTNNTGQALPGGTEFQFDIPVSAPDNAKDQSGGGLTVIASGHTRADNIGGLDGTMHRVAFTLPTWEELPAGGVYELDMVYYLPISGPANYAVNVGGVDYAFSFEQPDLPLGDISSGGSNPGDGGTNPGTCDTAGLAVYPDLPQKDWAGNPSHANTGDQVVHNGSVYQANWWTSSEPGSDGSWTQVCS
- a CDS encoding BCCT family transporter — encoded protein: MSNLTQVANENINAESTSIDFNKAQSLGEKLELGNPVFWLSGSFLTLFVILAFTNTSVLSELVNIGFSYSTKWFGAFWQVLLLLNFIIGLVLALGRTGHVRLGTLALPEMTTFKWMSIVLCTLLAGGGVFWAAAEPIAHFVSAPPLYGNADPQAMAFNALSQSFMHWGFLAWAILGGLSSIVLMHLHYDKGLPLKPRTLLYPVLGDKAINSWIGNVVDACSIVAVAAGTIGPIGFLGLQISYALSELFGISDSFATQSVVILFAIAMYTLSALSGVNKGIQLVSRYNIILSVCLIGYILLVGPTSFIVDGYLQGMGEMVDNFIPMALYRQDTAWLGGWTVFFWGWFLGYGPMMAIFIARISRGRTIRQMIVSISIVAPLVTCFWFSIVGGSGLAFELENPGVISSAFEGFNLPAVLLAITAQLPFPTLIAILFLILTTTFIVTTGDSMTYTISVVMTGTTEPNAAVRTFWGIIMGAVAIALISMGSGGISALQSFIVITAVPVSFILLPCLWHAPKIAKQMARDQGLA
- a CDS encoding RidA family protein — translated: MKIHRINPTKRWSDVTVFNGIASFVEVAETDTTAGIKSQVQQIFEQAEEMMSLVDSDKSRVLSVTIYLTDFANFDALNEVWEAWFPEGCAPSRACVKAELANPELLVEMSFMVAAGEKFQ
- a CDS encoding DUF417 family protein, with protein sequence MHVQTYDLKQSNVGYNLGVIGVALVLAWIGIYKFTPTEAMLIEPLIANHPAMNWLYNLFSVQAVSNMVGGAEIIVAIGLIVGFKKPTIAFYSGIAAAAIFVVTLSFLITTPNAWKVSDGILVTNFFLVKDILFLAIAISVIERNKPQK
- a CDS encoding GNAT family N-acetyltransferase, which gives rise to MDVFLHLLQPNDASALLDFEVENREWFEQFVPAREDRFYSNEGVAEQITSFLTEYKNGEMIPMLIKDANGTVCGRINIRDIDQIAHSGELGYRVGHPFASKGIASNAVKLFLLYLEEQTNLKYVDAYALVGNVGSNKILSNTGFELVEHVENYAVFKGEHQDANYYRKVLAD
- a CDS encoding acyltransferase: MASPRVLKSQITDITCGENVTIIEPSNVYGCELKDDVFVGPFVEIQKNTVIGARSKIQSHTFICEYVTIGSDCFVGHGVMFANDLFREGKPDPSPENWGRTLIADNVTIGSNATVLSVNICEGAVIGAGSVVTKDITEKGIYAGNPAKKLRDLP